The Neospora caninum Liverpool complete genome, chromosome X genome includes a region encoding these proteins:
- a CDS encoding putative NAD-dependent deacetylase, translating into MFGTEPAESGYSEGEDMGQAVTYFQKKDTAFISFEDLADDIRQAKYVVALTGAGVSAESGIPTFRDPSDGLWTKYDPAVYATVWGFWRHPQKIWELLHDFMRSNDPVPNPAHIALTDLQRLGYLKSIVTQNVDNLHQDSGSTNVIEYHGSLLSATCRRCGEKLPLSKSMLQDDNFTKELPPKCACGGIFKPDAILFGEGIPAHAVQNANREVDKCDLLLVVGTSASVSPASSLPYRALRGGAKVVEINLETTGLTNRISDKFVRGPASQLTRTVATLRSDGGTATKTQSSIPTSN; encoded by the exons ATGTTCGGGACAGAACCTGCAGAGAGTGGCTATtctgagggagaagacatGGGGCAAGCGGTAACATATTttcagaagaaagacacggcGTTCATCTCTTTCGAAGATCTCGCCGATGACATTCGGCAGGCCAA ATATGTCGTGGCGCTCACGggcgcgggtgtctctgcggAGAGTGGCATTCCAACGTTCCGCGACCCGTCGGACGGCTTGTGGACGAA ATATGACCCGGCGGTATATGCGACAGTTTGGGGATTCTGGCGACACCCACAGAAGATCTGGGAACTTCTCCATGATTTCATGCGGTCAAACGACCCCGTGCCAAATCCGGCTCATATAGCGTTAACAGATCTCCAGCGGCTTGGATACCTGAAATCCATTGTGACGCAGAACGTCGACAATCTTCACCAGGACTCAGGGTCTACTAACGTCATCGAGTATCATGGtagccttctctct GCAACGTGCAGGCGATGCGGGGAGAAATTGCCTCTGTCCAAGTCCATGCTGCAAGACGACAACTTCACCAAGGAGCTACCCCCTAAG tgCGCGTGCGGCGGTATCTTCAAGCCCGACGCCATTCTGTTTGGGGAAGGCATTCCGGCCCACGCCGTGCAGAACGCGAATCGAGAAGTGGATAAATGCGACCTTCTCTTGGTTGTTGGCACGagcgcttctgtctctccagcctCTAGCTTGCCGTACCGGGCGTTGCGCGGTGGAGCGAAGGTTGTCGAG ATTAACTTGGAGACAACAGGACTGACGAACCGGATCAGCGACAAGTTTGTTCGGGGCCC GGCGAGTCAGTTGACCCGAACGGTGGCGACGCTGCGAAGTGATGGAGGCACCGCGACGAAAACGCAGTCATCCATTCCCACAAGCAATTGA